The Gillisia sp. Hel_I_86 genome has a segment encoding these proteins:
- a CDS encoding PKD domain-containing protein, translating to MKNKLTYGLATVLFMLMVLVGCSDEEYSLGELTPPSNIVINTELVGQDADNPNGDGSGEVIISASADNAMSYKIDFGTSSDVNLIKLNGAVTKKYTSPGDNDYTITVVAYGAGGTSSNTTKQITVNSLFNPDPKIVSDLTGNSSKTWVIQKEVQGHFGVGPYDGSGSPDWYTAGPNEKADCCGCFYSATFTFSQTDSGFTLNTSTPNGAFTKTGDLTTLPGIPGSGDEGCYEYADASSSFSFLQASSGLPTSTPSTQTSIELAGNATFIGYGAVLKEYEILEITEDILYLRVQGTETGNAWYLRLVLAP from the coding sequence ATGAAAAATAAATTAACCTATGGGTTAGCAACAGTGCTATTTATGCTAATGGTATTAGTAGGCTGTTCTGATGAGGAATACAGCCTAGGAGAGCTTACTCCGCCATCAAATATTGTAATTAATACTGAACTAGTTGGTCAGGATGCGGATAACCCAAATGGGGATGGTTCCGGGGAGGTTATAATATCCGCTTCCGCAGATAATGCTATGAGTTATAAAATAGATTTTGGGACTTCAAGTGATGTAAATCTAATCAAGTTAAACGGGGCTGTAACGAAAAAATACACTTCTCCCGGTGATAATGATTATACAATTACTGTAGTAGCTTATGGTGCAGGAGGAACTTCTTCCAATACCACTAAACAAATTACGGTAAATAGTTTATTTAATCCAGATCCAAAGATCGTTTCAGATTTAACCGGAAATAGTTCTAAAACATGGGTGATTCAAAAAGAAGTACAAGGTCACTTTGGAGTTGGTCCCTATGATGGCTCTGGATCACCAGATTGGTATACTGCAGGACCAAATGAGAAAGCAGATTGCTGTGGATGTTTTTATTCCGCTACTTTTACTTTTTCTCAAACAGATTCCGGTTTCACTTTAAATACATCAACCCCTAATGGGGCATTTACAAAAACAGGGGATTTAACAACATTACCAGGTATCCCGGGATCCGGGGATGAAGGCTGTTATGAGTATGCAGATGCTTCTTCATCATTTTCATTTTTGCAGGCAAGTTCTGGTTTGCCAACATCAACTCCTTCAACTCAAACGAGTATTGAATTAGCCGGAAATGCAACTTTTATAGGGTATGGAGCTGTTCTTAAAGAGTATGAAATTCTTGAAATAACAGAAGATATTTTGTACTTACGGGTACAGGGTACAGAAACCGGAAATGCCTGGTATTTAAGATTGGTACTGGCGCCTTAA
- a CDS encoding RagB/SusD family nutrient uptake outer membrane protein, with translation MKLKSISYLGAVLVGITFMLSCSKEYLEIKPQGFFLEDNYYGNADQAYTGVVAVYDILGKQAKTFDNMITFMNAGSDDFNAGGGGPSDGAGIQSFNNFTIDASTVPPSFWNDYFQGVFRANVLLQKLPEVSMDENLKARFAAEAKALRAFYNFQLIKLFKNIPLFTEPVSANDIYNVEQVEPEVVYAQIETDLLEAIADLPNTIADLDIDGGRLTKGAVQAILGKVYLYQGKNTLAAEQLADVNGTPGGTSMYGYKLLDNYGDLFGGDVGFNSEAILEVAATNEANVHWGNWGGGQNEGNTVNQMVGPRGYSRTEGSTAPDYAGGWSFNTVTQDLYDAMQGDPRFDTTIADLAALEAAGEITYTPANQDTGYFLKKFMPLKSDITTGGGEPVLNYAQNVYIIRLADTYLLEAEVLGGTGARAQALLDAVRARVDLPSIPVSLDAIARERRLELAGEGHRFFDLVRTGRAATVLQSRGFTAGKNEILPIPLNELENTLIVQNPGY, from the coding sequence ATGAAACTAAAATCAATTTCTTATTTAGGGGCAGTATTGGTGGGCATCACCTTTATGTTGTCATGCTCAAAAGAGTATCTTGAAATAAAGCCTCAAGGGTTTTTCTTGGAAGACAATTATTATGGGAATGCAGATCAGGCTTATACGGGGGTGGTAGCTGTTTATGATATATTAGGGAAACAGGCCAAGACCTTTGATAATATGATCACGTTTATGAACGCAGGTTCAGATGATTTTAATGCTGGGGGTGGAGGTCCTTCAGATGGGGCTGGAATTCAATCATTTAATAATTTCACCATAGATGCATCCACCGTTCCTCCCAGTTTTTGGAATGATTATTTTCAAGGGGTATTTAGGGCAAATGTTTTGTTACAGAAACTTCCCGAGGTTTCTATGGATGAAAACTTGAAAGCACGGTTTGCAGCAGAAGCGAAAGCTTTAAGGGCCTTTTATAATTTTCAGTTAATAAAGTTATTTAAAAATATACCATTGTTTACAGAACCCGTTTCAGCAAATGATATTTATAATGTTGAGCAAGTTGAGCCAGAAGTAGTCTATGCACAAATAGAAACGGACCTATTGGAAGCAATAGCAGATTTGCCCAATACTATAGCAGATTTAGATATTGATGGAGGGAGGCTTACTAAAGGGGCTGTACAGGCTATTCTTGGGAAAGTATATTTATATCAGGGTAAAAATACTTTAGCGGCAGAACAGTTGGCTGATGTAAATGGAACCCCTGGAGGAACCAGTATGTATGGATATAAACTATTGGATAATTATGGTGACTTGTTTGGAGGGGATGTGGGATTTAATTCTGAAGCCATTCTTGAAGTTGCTGCCACAAATGAGGCAAATGTTCATTGGGGGAACTGGGGAGGTGGTCAAAACGAAGGCAACACTGTAAATCAGATGGTTGGTCCCAGAGGTTATTCCAGAACTGAAGGTTCTACCGCTCCAGATTATGCCGGGGGATGGAGTTTCAATACCGTTACCCAGGATTTGTATGATGCCATGCAGGGAGATCCCCGTTTTGATACAACAATTGCAGATTTGGCAGCATTGGAAGCAGCGGGAGAGATAACTTACACACCTGCCAATCAAGACACAGGTTATTTTCTTAAAAAATTCATGCCATTAAAATCAGACATCACTACAGGTGGAGGAGAACCAGTTTTAAATTATGCACAAAATGTATATATCATCCGTTTGGCCGATACCTATCTTCTGGAAGCTGAAGTATTAGGGGGAACTGGAGCAAGAGCACAAGCTCTATTAGATGCAGTTCGTGCAAGGGTAGATTTACCTTCTATCCCGGTTTCTTTAGATGCCATTGCCAGAGAACGAAGATTAGAGTTAGCAGGTGAAGGGCACAGGTTTTTTGATCTTGTACGCACAGGACGTGCTGCCACTGTTTTACAAAGTAGAGGTTTTACCGCTGGTAAGAACGAAATACTTCCTATTCCATTAAACGAATTGGAAAACACGTTAATAGTTCAAAATCCAGGATATTAA
- a CDS encoding SusC/RagA family TonB-linked outer membrane protein: MKRFTIIFIFFLGGIFSALAQNYSVQGTVTGTDGIPLLGVNVLVKNASIGTTTDFDGNYNIEVSADDILTFSYVGFLTKEFTITSAQTLDVTLELDQNNLDEVVVIGYGTQKKSVVTGAISSIKASDLESLPLTRVEESLQGRASGLTIAANSGQPGSSSTIRVRGITSFGNNEPLWVVDGVIVDSGGIGYLNQSDIESIEVLKDAASQAIYGARAAAGVILVTTKTGKSGKLVVNYNGYSGFSGAAKKLDLLNATEYAAISNEKYANDYSGSAGDFSLPFPNLSSLGAGTDWQDIIFNDNAKRENHEISLSGGNETSTFYLSFGLLDQEGIVTSDISHYTRKNIRINSTHKINPVITVGETIGYSNEKSTGLGNTNSEYGGPLSSAINLDPITQAVITDPAVAKAAPYSTNEGIIRDENGNPYGISSLVLQEMSNPLAYIQTRLGNYGWSDNFVGNVYVNLELIPGLNLKSTLGGKLAYWGNESFTPVSYLNSSTVTSQNNISRGTNKGFGWNIENTISYAKQLNNHSFSVLLGQGTYIDNITKGETVTYNNIPVTSREDAAFFAVPDDQIIANAYIGTEHRVTSLFSRLTYNYGEKYLFTGIIRRDGSSRFGSNNKFGWFPSFSLGWVPSKENFWKENDIVNQLKFRGGYGVVGSDAIGDFKYLSTIGDGRNYTFGNVAAVVIGNSPNAPANPDLRWEETTQTNIGFDTRLFDNLTLSFDYYNKKTEGILQDLRLPGYVGTTGNPAANIADMVNRGFDFELGYNKQINDFNISANGNFSYLENEVTYLGEDIDFLSGGETIQSGNYPITRTAVGESFNSFYGFKTNGIFQNQEDINNYVNSEGQVIQPNAVPGDFRWEDIDDNGRIDDKDRKFLGSSIPKYTFGLTLNLAYKNFDFLAFAQGAAGNKIFQGLRRLDITNANYQTEALQRWTGEGTSNNFPRLSNIDSNNNFSNPSDFYLEKGDYVRLKTVQIGYSFPLDIIQQVRLTKLRIYLTGENLVTLTGYTGFDPEIGGGVFGIDRGFYPQAISGLLGVNLQF, from the coding sequence ATGAAGAGATTTACTATTATTTTTATTTTTTTCTTGGGCGGTATCTTTTCGGCATTGGCTCAAAACTATTCTGTGCAGGGTACTGTTACAGGTACAGATGGAATTCCATTATTGGGAGTTAATGTTCTAGTGAAAAACGCAAGTATAGGAACCACCACAGATTTCGATGGAAATTATAATATCGAAGTTTCTGCAGATGATATACTAACTTTTTCTTATGTGGGTTTTTTAACTAAAGAATTTACAATTACTAGTGCTCAAACCCTAGATGTTACATTGGAATTAGATCAAAACAATCTGGATGAGGTTGTTGTGATAGGGTATGGTACACAAAAGAAAAGCGTGGTAACAGGTGCTATTTCCAGTATAAAGGCTTCAGACTTGGAAAGTCTCCCCCTAACACGAGTAGAAGAATCTCTACAGGGTAGAGCTTCAGGCTTAACGATTGCAGCAAATTCTGGACAACCAGGATCTTCATCAACTATCAGGGTAAGGGGAATTACCAGTTTCGGCAATAATGAACCCCTCTGGGTCGTGGATGGGGTAATTGTAGATTCTGGGGGTATAGGTTACCTTAATCAATCAGATATTGAATCCATCGAAGTTTTAAAAGATGCAGCATCCCAAGCTATTTATGGCGCAAGAGCTGCTGCCGGGGTAATTCTTGTGACAACTAAAACGGGTAAATCTGGAAAGCTAGTCGTAAATTATAATGGGTATTCTGGATTTTCGGGCGCGGCTAAAAAGCTTGATTTGTTAAATGCTACAGAATATGCTGCAATTTCCAACGAAAAATATGCAAATGATTACTCAGGGTCCGCAGGTGATTTTTCCCTTCCTTTTCCTAATCTCTCAAGTCTTGGAGCTGGAACAGATTGGCAGGATATCATTTTTAATGATAATGCTAAACGTGAAAATCATGAGATAAGTTTAAGCGGAGGTAATGAAACATCTACTTTTTACCTTTCTTTTGGTTTATTAGACCAGGAAGGGATTGTAACAAGCGATATTTCCCATTATACCAGAAAAAATATTCGTATAAATTCGACACATAAAATAAATCCCGTAATTACCGTAGGAGAAACTATTGGTTATTCAAATGAAAAAAGTACAGGTCTTGGAAATACAAATAGTGAATATGGTGGGCCTTTAAGTTCTGCTATTAACCTTGACCCTATAACTCAGGCAGTTATTACAGATCCTGCCGTGGCCAAAGCCGCTCCGTATTCTACAAATGAGGGTATAATTAGGGACGAAAACGGGAATCCGTATGGAATATCCAGCCTTGTTCTTCAGGAAATGTCTAACCCTTTAGCATATATTCAAACTCGATTGGGAAATTATGGATGGTCAGATAATTTTGTAGGCAATGTATATGTAAATTTAGAACTTATACCAGGTCTTAACCTAAAAAGCACCTTAGGTGGTAAGCTTGCTTATTGGGGCAACGAAAGCTTTACTCCGGTTTCTTATTTAAACAGCTCCACAGTTACTTCCCAAAACAATATTTCTCGTGGTACTAATAAAGGTTTTGGATGGAATATCGAGAATACCATTTCTTATGCCAAACAATTAAACAATCATAGTTTTAGTGTGCTTTTGGGACAGGGTACTTATATAGACAATATTACCAAAGGGGAGACTGTTACATATAACAATATTCCGGTTACAAGTCGGGAAGATGCGGCCTTTTTCGCGGTTCCGGATGACCAAATAATTGCTAACGCATATATCGGAACAGAACACCGGGTAACTTCATTATTTTCTAGACTTACTTATAATTATGGTGAAAAATATTTATTTACGGGTATTATAAGAAGAGATGGGTCATCACGCTTTGGTTCCAACAATAAATTTGGTTGGTTTCCATCTTTTTCCTTAGGATGGGTTCCTAGTAAGGAAAATTTCTGGAAAGAGAATGATATAGTAAATCAATTAAAATTCCGCGGAGGCTATGGAGTAGTTGGTAGTGACGCTATTGGGGATTTTAAATATCTATCAACTATAGGTGATGGTAGAAATTATACTTTTGGCAATGTTGCTGCGGTTGTAATAGGAAACAGTCCAAATGCACCAGCGAACCCGGATTTGAGGTGGGAGGAAACTACACAAACAAACATAGGATTTGATACGAGGTTATTTGATAACTTAACCTTGTCTTTTGATTATTATAATAAAAAGACAGAAGGGATTTTACAAGATCTTCGTCTTCCGGGTTATGTGGGAACTACAGGAAATCCTGCTGCCAATATAGCCGATATGGTTAACAGAGGTTTTGACTTTGAACTAGGATATAATAAACAGATAAATGATTTTAATATTTCTGCAAATGGAAACTTCTCATATCTAGAAAATGAAGTTACTTACCTTGGAGAGGATATAGATTTTCTATCTGGAGGAGAAACTATCCAGTCAGGAAATTATCCCATAACAAGAACTGCTGTTGGGGAGTCATTTAATTCTTTTTATGGTTTTAAAACAAATGGGATCTTTCAAAACCAGGAGGATATTAACAACTATGTTAACTCTGAAGGTCAAGTAATTCAACCAAATGCGGTCCCTGGCGATTTTAGATGGGAGGATATTGATGATAATGGGCGTATTGATGACAAGGACAGAAAATTTCTTGGAAGCTCTATTCCAAAATACACTTTTGGTCTTACTTTAAATTTAGCCTATAAGAATTTTGATTTTTTGGCCTTTGCACAAGGAGCTGCGGGGAACAAAATATTTCAGGGTTTAAGAAGACTTGATATTACAAATGCGAACTATCAAACAGAAGCACTTCAGCGTTGGACCGGCGAAGGGACATCCAATAATTTTCCACGACTTTCCAATATCGACAGTAACAACAATTTTTCAAACCCATCAGATTTTTACCTGGAAAAAGGGGATTATGTTAGGTTGAAAACAGTTCAAATAGGGTATTCCTTTCCTCTAGATATTATTCAACAAGTGAGATTAACGAAATTACGAATTTATTTAACTGGTGAAAATCTGGTGACATTAACAGGTTATACAGGTTTTGACCCTGAAATAGGGGGTGGAGTATTTGGAATTGACCGTGGTTTTTATCCTCAGGCAATATCGGGTCTATTAGGTGTTAATTTACAATTTTAA
- a CDS encoding triple tyrosine motif-containing protein: MRLLIFFLTVLSTFLSLSQELPPVVNYGPNEYGAGNQNWMISQGSEGDFYFANGAGLLEYNGEKWKLYPVPNNSIVRSVRTVKNRIYTGAYMEAGFWERDENGTLDYTSIIDEFPEGIHDGELFWDISLLEGMVIFRSFAGIYFYNPESEKVLELELPENLPVSGIFKLNDNLYFQLVGGGLYSIKKGEPQLEIPYSNLKDVTIKYLYRSMGELRFLTGNSGFFSWNGQRLTEYNKNLSKKIKYTNIFAATALSDGGMVLGTVGKGIIQIDHDGNIIYDYNQENILLNNTILSLFVDRKGNIWAGLDFGISMINPNSSFRSFQDNKGKIGSVYTSVLKSENLYLGTNQGLYLKEKGTKDFSLIPGTNGQVWSINEIDGDLFCGHDTGTFLIKGNTATKICDQLGTWFIKKIKDNLYAQGHYYGFSFLKKENGKFISSPLVEGFPHSSRYIEVESDSVLWINNEHKGVFKVKYNESLNEIEKLQNFKFSDSIWATSSMFLFADSLYYSTKTKIYQYNPETNKFSDHNKLNSKVSEGHRISGKMINNNNEKLWGFAGNYIFYIRPSAISGDYEKKMFYIDETFRNIADGYENISAIGEDEYLLGIANGYLKFKDKRTNPKQYKVQISQITNSALESQSEKSILAKRGKFDSYHNNFSFQFTAPVYNKYTKALYSYRLVGLSSKWSEWNQSSEAIFKNLGFGDYSFEVRSKVANEITEPVSYKFSIGRPFYLSNLAIGLYILVFIGIILLTHFLYRRYHKKQIAENERALKLQNLEAEKKIIKLQNEQLEKDMTNKNKELAVSTMSLIKKNEFLTNIKDQLKESESSKVKSVIKTIDKDINEEYNWNLFKDAFNNADKEFFKKIKSKHPDLTSNDLKLCAYLRLNLSSKEIAPLLNISVKSVEIKRYRLRKKMVLERNTNLADYILEI, translated from the coding sequence TTGAGATTACTAATTTTCTTTTTAACTGTTTTAAGCACATTTTTAAGTCTTTCACAGGAATTGCCTCCTGTAGTAAATTATGGGCCTAACGAATATGGTGCGGGAAATCAAAACTGGATGATTTCTCAGGGTTCTGAAGGTGATTTTTATTTTGCAAACGGAGCCGGTCTTTTGGAATATAATGGGGAGAAATGGAAGCTATATCCTGTTCCTAATAATTCTATAGTTAGGTCTGTTCGGACAGTGAAAAATAGAATTTATACAGGAGCTTACATGGAAGCGGGTTTTTGGGAGCGTGATGAAAATGGTACTCTCGATTATACCAGTATTATTGATGAATTTCCCGAAGGAATACATGACGGGGAATTGTTCTGGGACATTAGTTTACTAGAAGGGATGGTAATATTTCGAAGTTTTGCTGGAATTTACTTTTATAATCCTGAAAGCGAGAAAGTATTGGAATTGGAATTACCAGAGAATTTACCAGTTTCGGGAATATTCAAACTAAATGATAATCTTTATTTCCAGTTGGTAGGTGGCGGATTGTATTCTATCAAAAAAGGTGAACCACAATTAGAAATACCCTATTCAAATCTTAAAGACGTAACCATTAAATATCTTTATAGGAGTATGGGTGAACTTCGGTTTCTAACTGGAAATTCTGGATTTTTTAGCTGGAATGGGCAAAGGTTGACGGAGTATAATAAGAATCTAAGTAAAAAAATTAAGTATACCAACATTTTTGCAGCTACCGCTTTGAGTGATGGAGGAATGGTTCTGGGCACGGTAGGAAAAGGCATTATCCAAATAGATCATGATGGAAACATAATTTACGATTATAACCAAGAAAATATTTTATTAAATAATACCATACTTTCATTGTTTGTTGATCGTAAAGGTAATATTTGGGCAGGACTGGATTTTGGTATTAGCATGATTAACCCCAATTCATCTTTTCGCTCATTTCAGGATAATAAAGGAAAGATAGGCTCTGTATATACTTCGGTTTTGAAAAGCGAAAATTTATATCTGGGAACAAATCAGGGTTTATATTTAAAAGAAAAGGGCACCAAAGATTTCAGTTTAATTCCCGGCACAAATGGTCAGGTTTGGAGCATTAATGAGATTGACGGAGATCTTTTTTGCGGTCATGATACAGGGACTTTTTTGATTAAAGGAAATACTGCTACAAAAATATGTGATCAATTGGGAACCTGGTTCATCAAAAAAATTAAGGACAATCTATATGCGCAGGGTCATTATTACGGATTCAGTTTTCTGAAGAAAGAAAACGGAAAATTTATTTCATCACCTTTAGTTGAAGGTTTTCCACATTCCTCAAGGTATATAGAGGTAGAAAGCGATAGTGTTCTTTGGATTAATAATGAACATAAAGGCGTTTTCAAGGTAAAGTATAATGAGAGTCTGAATGAGATTGAGAAACTCCAAAATTTTAAATTTTCAGATAGTATTTGGGCCACTTCCAGTATGTTTCTATTTGCAGATTCACTTTACTACAGTACTAAAACAAAAATCTACCAATATAATCCGGAAACGAATAAATTTTCTGATCACAACAAACTTAATTCCAAGGTTTCTGAAGGACATAGAATTTCTGGAAAGATGATTAATAACAACAACGAAAAATTATGGGGTTTTGCGGGCAACTATATTTTTTATATACGTCCTTCTGCAATTTCCGGAGATTATGAAAAAAAAATGTTTTATATAGATGAAACATTTCGAAATATTGCTGACGGGTATGAAAATATCTCGGCTATAGGGGAGGATGAATATTTACTGGGTATTGCGAACGGATATTTAAAATTTAAGGATAAAAGAACTAACCCAAAACAATACAAAGTTCAAATTAGTCAGATAACTAATAGTGCACTGGAATCTCAATCAGAAAAGTCAATTCTTGCAAAACGCGGAAAATTTGATTCCTATCATAACAATTTCTCCTTTCAGTTTACAGCTCCTGTTTATAACAAATATACCAAAGCGCTTTATAGTTATCGTTTGGTAGGGCTTAGTTCCAAATGGTCTGAATGGAATCAATCTTCGGAAGCTATATTTAAAAATCTCGGTTTTGGAGATTATTCCTTTGAAGTAAGGTCGAAAGTCGCTAATGAGATAACTGAACCCGTATCCTATAAATTCAGTATTGGACGACCATTTTATTTGAGCAATCTTGCAATTGGATTGTATATCCTAGTGTTTATTGGAATCATTTTACTTACACATTTTCTCTATAGACGCTATCATAAAAAACAGATTGCTGAAAATGAGAGAGCTTTAAAGCTTCAAAATCTCGAAGCGGAAAAAAAGATTATTAAATTGCAAAATGAACAATTGGAAAAGGATATGACGAATAAAAATAAAGAACTCGCAGTTTCTACAATGAGCTTGATTAAAAAGAACGAATTCCTTACAAATATCAAAGACCAATTAAAAGAATCTGAATCATCCAAAGTTAAATCGGTTATTAAAACTATAGATAAGGATATAAATGAAGAATATAATTGGAACCTGTTTAAAGATGCTTTTAATAATGCAGATAAGGAATTCTTCAAAAAGATAAAATCCAAGCACCCAGATCTTACTTCCAACGATCTTAAGTTATGCGCCTATTTAAGGCTGAATCTTTCATCGAAAGAAATCGCCCCTCTTCTTAATATCTCGGTAAAAAGTGTCGAAATTAAACGATATCGATTGCGAAAAAAGATGGTTTTGGAAAGAAATACGAATCTAGCAGATTATATTTTAGAAATCTAA